In Amphiura filiformis chromosome 1, Afil_fr2py, whole genome shotgun sequence, the following are encoded in one genomic region:
- the LOC140161164 gene encoding gamma-butyrobetaine dioxygenase-like, whose protein sequence is MAALKQLLQMSLGPSHLYAASFGVSKIRFLRNLQTEAAGPIQQISKFHRFLYQATTHVRRIHTDTIRRAAVNYSSMVPLDSLQLKNDDKILEVTWRDGDTQIYPYPWLRDNCMCESCYNYSTHTRSFSIHDIDVEVIPNEAILSLGKTTLTIIWPDGHKSEYSSDWLKENRFNHSEDDLVLYPKYRYWGNDLEQTLCAFDFADVLEDDKVLFKMLLEIKTLGLCRISGAGTQEEQVKKVADRIAFLHTTYFG, encoded by the coding sequence ATGGCAGCATTAAAGCAATTGCTTCAGATGTCACTAGGGCCATCTCATTTATATGCTGCTTCGTTTGGAGTTTCTAAGATACGATTTTTGCGTAACCTGCAAACAGAAGCTGCAGGTCCGATCCAGCAAATATCCAAGTTCCACCGATTCCTGTACCAAGCAACCACTCACGTAAGGCGTATTCATACCGATACCATTAGAAGAGCTGCTGTCAATTATTCATCTATGGTGCCATTGGACAGTCTACAACTGAAAAACGATGATAAAATACTGGAAGTAACGTGGCGTGATGGTGACACACAAATATACCCGTATCCATGGTTGCGAGACAACTGCATGTGCGAATCCTGTTACAATTACTCCACCCATACTCGTAGCTTCTCTATTCACGATATAGACGTAGAAGTCATTCCAAATGAGGCCATTCTGTCTTTAGGGAAGACAACTTTGACCATAATCTGGCCAGATGGCCACAAGAGTGAATACAGCAGCGATTGGTTAAAAGAGAACCGTTTCAATCACAGTGAGGATGATCTTGTCTTGTATCCCAAATATAGATATTGGGGAAACGATTTAGAACAAACGTTGTGCGCATTTGACTTTGCTGATGTCCTTGAGGATGACAAAGTGCTATTTAAAATGCTGCTGGAGATCAAGACGTTAGGGTTGTGTCGTATATCGGGAGCAGGGACTCAAGAGGAACAAGTCAAGAAAGTTGCCGATAGGATTGCTTTTCTGCACACCACATATTTCGGGTAA